GACAGCTCAAAATGAGGATTATCCGAGATCGCACGGGCAACCATCTCCACACGCTGCTCGTCAGTCGCACGGCCCCGGCGGTTTTTCTTGTGCGGCGGATTACCCGCCGGCAGAAAAAGAACTTTTTCCAGTCCAAACTGCTCATATGCAGTCTCTCCCAGAATCAAGTGTCCCACGTGAATCGGGTCAAAGGTCCCTCCCATGATACCGATTTTCTGTTCTTTTTGCATAAGCCTTATCTCCGGGGCAGTTCAATCTTTTTCTTATCGTCCCTGCCCTCTTTATAGAGTACGATTTTTCTGCCAATCACCTGAACAACTTCCGACTGGGTGCGTTCCGCCAGAACCTGAGCTAACGCTTTCGGATCATCCATACAGTTTTTCAGTACGTTGATCTTGATCAGTTCCCGTGCCTCCAGCGCTTCAGCCACAGATGAAGTGTTTTCCGGTGTCAGGGTCGATTTTCCAATCTGCAGGATCGGGTCCATTGTCATGGCCAGCCCCTTTAAATACGCTCTTTGTTTACTCGTCATACTTACTCCTATTTGTAATAATCAAACTCAAAACCGTACATCCGGACAGTGTCGCCTTCCTCGATTCCGGCGGCTTCCAGTTCCTTCAGGATTCCTCCGTCTTTCAGGAACTTCTGGAAAAATGCAAACCCTTTTTCGGAATCCAGATTTGTATAACCAAGCATTTTTTCAATCTTGGGGCCTTCCACGATGAACGTATGTGTATCATCTTCAGCTTTTTCCACGGTAAACGGAAGATTCTCCGTGATGAGTACGTCCTCGGGGAAGAATTCCTGTTCAAATACAACCGGTTTTTTCTCAATGTTATCCAGCATATGCTGAACATGATACAAAAGCTCAGATATTCCCTGTCCGCTGACAGCGGATATGGGGAATACTGCAATTCC
The Ruminococcus gauvreauii genome window above contains:
- the yhbY gene encoding ribosome assembly RNA-binding protein YhbY — its product is MTSKQRAYLKGLAMTMDPILQIGKSTLTPENTSSVAEALEARELIKINVLKNCMDDPKALAQVLAERTQSEVVQVIGRKIVLYKEGRDDKKKIELPRR